One genomic window of Brevundimonas vesicularis includes the following:
- a CDS encoding FAD-binding oxidoreductase codes for MQTPAPSAAVLDELKAALGPGGWTQDPDVIAPHLTEWRNRWTGDTPILLTPRSTEEVARAVTICAQEGVAITPQGGGTGLVGGQIPFGEVLLSTRKMRAVRDVTPLDDAMTVEAGLTLLEAQQAATAAGRYFPLSLAAEGSATVGGVISTNAGGTQVLRYGMMRDLVLGLEAVMPNGEIFNGLKRLRKDNTGYDLKQLLIGAEGTLGVVTAATLKLFPIMRSRAIAVVGLETAAASVELLARAKAETGGGVEAFELMKRLGMELVLKNIPDTREPLDSTPEWYVLIEIASGTPGGGEAQMEALLEVAFEQGLITDAAIAQNDAQRAAFWRLREEHSAALKPEGGGWKHDVSVPISRIADFIDEASAAVERFHPGARISVFGHVGDGNLHYDILPGVGQDIPAFIARWKEGSQVVHDVVGTYDGSISAEHGLGRLKTEEVKRYKSPLEIETMAAIRRAIDPKRIMNPSVLF; via the coding sequence ATGCAGACGCCCGCCCCCTCCGCCGCCGTGCTTGACGAACTAAAGGCCGCGCTCGGTCCGGGCGGCTGGACCCAGGACCCGGATGTCATCGCGCCACATCTGACCGAATGGCGCAATCGCTGGACGGGCGACACGCCGATTCTGCTGACCCCACGTTCCACGGAAGAGGTTGCGCGCGCTGTGACGATCTGCGCTCAAGAGGGCGTCGCCATCACGCCCCAAGGCGGCGGCACCGGCTTGGTCGGCGGCCAGATCCCCTTCGGCGAGGTCCTGCTGTCGACCCGCAAGATGCGCGCCGTCCGCGATGTGACCCCGCTCGACGACGCCATGACGGTGGAGGCCGGCCTGACCCTGCTTGAGGCGCAGCAGGCGGCGACGGCGGCCGGCCGCTACTTTCCGCTCAGCCTAGCGGCAGAAGGTTCAGCGACCGTAGGCGGCGTCATCTCGACCAACGCTGGCGGTACCCAGGTGCTGCGCTATGGCATGATGCGCGACCTGGTGCTGGGCCTTGAGGCGGTCATGCCCAACGGCGAGATTTTCAACGGCCTCAAGCGGCTGCGTAAGGACAACACCGGCTACGATCTGAAACAGCTGCTGATCGGCGCCGAGGGCACATTGGGCGTCGTCACCGCCGCCACCCTAAAACTCTTCCCCATCATGCGCTCGCGCGCCATCGCGGTGGTCGGGCTGGAAACCGCCGCCGCCTCCGTCGAACTGCTCGCACGCGCCAAGGCCGAGACGGGCGGCGGGGTGGAGGCCTTCGAACTGATGAAGCGCCTCGGGATGGAACTGGTCCTCAAGAACATCCCCGACACCCGCGAGCCGCTGGACTCGACGCCCGAGTGGTATGTCCTGATCGAGATCGCCTCCGGTACGCCCGGCGGCGGCGAGGCCCAGATGGAGGCCCTGTTGGAGGTCGCCTTCGAACAAGGCCTGATCACCGACGCCGCCATCGCCCAGAACGACGCTCAGCGCGCCGCCTTCTGGCGTCTGCGAGAAGAACATTCGGCGGCGCTCAAGCCAGAGGGCGGCGGCTGGAAACACGACGTCTCCGTCCCCATCAGCCGCATCGCCGACTTCATCGACGAGGCCTCCGCCGCCGTCGAACGCTTCCATCCCGGCGCGCGCATCTCGGTCTTCGGCCATGTCGGCGACGGCAATCTGCACTACGACATCCTGCCGGGCGTCGGTCAGGACATCCCCGCCTTCATCGCCCGGTGGAAGGAAGGCTCGCAAGTGGTTCACGACGTGGTCGGAACCTATGACGGCTCCATCTCCGCCGAACACGGGTTGGGCCGGCTGAAGACCGAAGAGGTCAAGCGCTACAAGTCCCCGCTCGAGATCGAAACCATGGCCGCCATCCGCAGAGCCATCGATCCGAAGCGGATCATGAACCCGTCGGTCCTGTTCTAG
- a CDS encoding DNA topoisomerase IV subunit B, translated as MAADLFAFDDEPEARKPEPPKPVAVTPPAAALIIAPTPAPPPVQATATTAAATGYYASSIEVLEGLEPVRKRPGMYIGGTDERALHHLFAEVLDNAMDEAVAKHAKLITVDLDADGYLSVRDDGRGIPVDPHPKHPGKSALEVVMTVLHSGGKFSGKAYETSGGLHGVGVSVVNALSESVEVTVWRDGFEWKQAFSRGHVLAPIQQIGPSKKRGTLIRFKPDDEIFGMGAAFKPARLFRMARSKAYLFRGVEIRWTCAPERITDATPAQASLHFPGGLADALIDRIGQLETVTPTFAGRAERQGEAGAFEWAVTWSPIGFGESDGFIQSYCNTVSTPDGGTHEAGFRAALVKGLKSYGELTNEKRAAIITAEDVIANAGALISVFIRNPEFQGQTKDRLSSPEGARIVEQLLRDPLDHWLTESPKQANALLGFVVDRAEDRLRRRKDKEVQRAAATRKLRLPGKLSDCSRQSAQGTELFIVEGDSAGGSAKQARDRTTQAILPLRGKILNVASATADKLRANVELSDLALALGVQPGNRFNIDDLRYERIVIMTDADVDGAHIAALLITFFYRVMPETIRQGRVFMALPPLYRISAGPLSEYARDDAHRDELLATVFKGKKTEIGRFKGLGEMMASQLKETTMDPKKRTLARITVPDAEASIEDLVERLMGKRADARFQFIQENAQFVKEELDV; from the coding sequence ATGGCCGCCGACCTCTTCGCTTTTGACGACGAACCCGAAGCTCGCAAACCCGAGCCGCCCAAGCCTGTTGCGGTGACCCCGCCTGCGGCTGCGCTCATTATCGCCCCAACCCCCGCGCCGCCACCTGTTCAGGCCACAGCGACGACGGCGGCCGCCACCGGCTATTACGCCTCCTCCATTGAGGTGCTGGAAGGGCTTGAACCCGTTCGCAAACGCCCCGGCATGTATATCGGCGGCACCGACGAGCGCGCCCTGCACCACCTGTTCGCCGAAGTCCTGGACAACGCCATGGACGAGGCGGTGGCGAAGCACGCCAAGCTGATCACCGTCGATCTGGACGCCGACGGCTATCTGTCGGTGCGCGACGACGGACGCGGCATTCCGGTGGACCCCCACCCCAAACACCCCGGCAAGTCGGCGCTGGAAGTCGTTATGACTGTGCTGCACTCGGGCGGCAAGTTTTCCGGCAAAGCCTATGAAACTTCTGGCGGTTTGCACGGCGTCGGCGTCTCGGTCGTCAACGCCCTGAGCGAGAGCGTCGAGGTCACGGTCTGGCGCGACGGTTTCGAATGGAAACAGGCCTTCAGTCGCGGCCACGTCCTGGCCCCGATCCAGCAGATCGGCCCGTCCAAGAAGCGCGGCACCCTGATCCGCTTCAAGCCCGACGACGAAATCTTCGGCATGGGTGCGGCGTTCAAGCCCGCTCGTCTATTCCGCATGGCGCGATCAAAGGCCTATCTGTTCCGCGGTGTTGAGATCCGCTGGACCTGCGCGCCAGAGCGGATCACCGACGCCACTCCCGCCCAAGCCAGTCTGCATTTCCCCGGCGGCCTGGCCGACGCCCTGATCGACCGTATCGGTCAGTTGGAGACCGTCACCCCGACTTTCGCCGGCCGCGCCGAGCGTCAAGGCGAAGCGGGCGCTTTCGAATGGGCCGTCACCTGGTCGCCGATCGGCTTCGGCGAATCCGACGGCTTCATCCAGTCCTACTGCAACACCGTCTCCACCCCCGACGGCGGCACCCACGAGGCCGGCTTCCGCGCCGCCCTGGTCAAGGGGCTGAAATCCTACGGCGAACTGACCAACGAGAAGCGCGCCGCGATCATCACCGCCGAGGACGTCATCGCCAACGCCGGTGCCCTTATCAGCGTCTTCATCCGCAATCCCGAATTCCAAGGCCAGACCAAGGACCGTCTGTCCTCGCCTGAGGGTGCGCGCATCGTGGAGCAGCTGCTGCGCGACCCGCTGGACCACTGGCTGACCGAGAGCCCCAAACAGGCCAACGCCCTGCTGGGCTTCGTCGTCGATCGTGCCGAGGATCGGCTACGCCGCCGTAAGGACAAGGAGGTCCAGCGCGCCGCCGCCACCCGCAAGCTGCGCCTGCCCGGCAAGCTGTCGGACTGCAGCCGCCAGTCGGCCCAAGGCACCGAACTCTTCATCGTCGAAGGCGATTCGGCGGGCGGCTCGGCCAAACAGGCGCGCGACCGCACGACCCAGGCGATCCTGCCCCTGCGCGGCAAGATTCTGAACGTCGCTTCCGCCACCGCCGACAAGCTGCGCGCCAACGTCGAACTGTCTGACTTGGCGTTGGCCTTGGGCGTCCAGCCCGGCAACCGGTTCAACATCGACGACCTGCGCTACGAGCGGATCGTCATCATGACCGACGCCGACGTGGACGGCGCCCACATCGCGGCCCTGCTGATCACCTTCTTCTACCGCGTCATGCCCGAGACGATCCGTCAGGGCCGGGTATTCATGGCCCTTCCGCCGCTGTACCGCATCAGCGCCGGCCCCTTGAGCGAATATGCCCGTGACGACGCCCATCGCGACGAGTTGCTGGCGACCGTCTTCAAAGGCAAGAAGACCGAGATCGGCCGGTTCAAGGGGCTGGGCGAAATGATGGCCTCCCAGCTTAAGGAGACCACTATGGACCCCAAGAAACGCACGCTCGCGCGGATCACTGTGCCCGACGCTGAGGCCAGTATCGAAGATCTGGTGGAACGCCTGATGGGCAAGCGCGCCGACGCCCGCTTCCAGTTCATTCAGGAAAATGCCCAGTTCGTGAAAGAAGAACTCGACGTCTAA
- a CDS encoding O-antigen ligase family protein — MREPPVQTPDDSPPLWEQWAAGFVVFMLTGALIAPVIAPTQVETPILRFIWLPVYAVIAGLIVFRFDKVIRAWPAWLMMFALVAPCFVSKYWSIDPEVTERRVIAMAINSAFAIYLGARFRDDALPRVLMYTCLVMAVGSLIMVFGYPKVGVHQFDNAGLWRGLWYEKNQMGLVMVVGAVSAAATLAADHLAGRSHRFWICLLTLGLTTLLVLATQSKTSLLCWGLGLGMIGGWWALKQGGAVITVIGVWLAVILAAGATWLWNSDSAAILEALGKDPSLTGRTLIWEALMRKVAERPWTGYGFSAFWGVDSIPAREIRIETQWPVPSAHNGWIDLLVQLGWPGALAVGAVMAISAIFVIARTNGLGAREGYWSIAYLSAFTALSLSESVLLTHANLPWILMLAIMARAVTFDPAPVRAPLARPASRAYQTRSRIASDYVNGRRPLRF; from the coding sequence GTGCGCGAACCGCCTGTCCAGACTCCGGATGATTCTCCGCCGCTGTGGGAACAGTGGGCGGCCGGCTTCGTCGTCTTCATGCTGACCGGCGCCCTTATCGCGCCCGTCATCGCGCCGACCCAGGTCGAGACGCCGATCCTGCGGTTCATCTGGCTGCCCGTCTATGCCGTCATCGCCGGCCTGATCGTCTTTCGTTTCGACAAGGTTATCCGCGCCTGGCCGGCATGGCTGATGATGTTCGCCCTGGTCGCCCCGTGTTTCGTCTCGAAATACTGGTCCATCGACCCCGAGGTCACGGAGCGCCGCGTTATCGCCATGGCGATCAACAGCGCCTTCGCCATCTATCTGGGCGCCCGCTTCCGTGACGATGCCCTGCCGCGCGTCCTGATGTACACCTGTCTGGTGATGGCGGTCGGCAGCCTGATCATGGTTTTCGGCTATCCGAAGGTCGGGGTGCACCAGTTCGACAACGCCGGCCTGTGGCGCGGCCTCTGGTACGAGAAGAACCAGATGGGGCTGGTCATGGTGGTGGGCGCCGTCTCCGCGGCAGCGACCCTGGCCGCCGATCATCTCGCCGGACGCAGCCATCGGTTCTGGATTTGCCTTCTGACATTGGGCCTGACCACGCTCCTGGTGCTCGCCACCCAATCCAAGACGTCGCTTCTGTGCTGGGGCCTGGGCCTAGGCATGATCGGCGGGTGGTGGGCGTTGAAACAGGGCGGCGCCGTCATCACCGTCATCGGCGTTTGGCTTGCTGTCATCCTTGCGGCGGGCGCGACCTGGCTGTGGAACTCCGACTCCGCCGCGATCCTCGAGGCGCTGGGCAAGGACCCGTCACTGACAGGCCGCACCCTGATCTGGGAAGCCTTGATGCGAAAGGTCGCTGAGCGCCCTTGGACGGGCTATGGCTTCAGCGCCTTCTGGGGCGTGGACTCGATCCCTGCGCGCGAAATCCGCATCGAGACCCAATGGCCCGTCCCCTCAGCCCACAACGGATGGATCGATCTGCTCGTGCAGCTGGGCTGGCCCGGTGCGTTGGCGGTGGGCGCCGTCATGGCAATCTCTGCGATCTTCGTCATCGCGCGCACGAACGGGCTCGGTGCGCGCGAAGGCTATTGGAGCATCGCCTATCTGTCCGCCTTCACCGCCTTGAGCCTTTCAGAGAGCGTCCTGCTGACCCACGCCAACCTGCCGTGGATTCTGATGCTGGCGATTATGGCCCGCGCCGTGACCTTTGATCCGGCCCCGGTTCGTGCGCCGCTTGCTCGACCGGCCTCACGGGCCTACCAGACCCGGTCCCGAATCGCCTCAGACTATGTGAATGGCCGCCGACCTCTTCGCTTTTGA